One Coriobacteriia bacterium genomic window carries:
- a CDS encoding CDP-alcohol phosphatidyltransferase family protein → MNEKNYKINPEFTLPNVITVIRLIMVPVAFFLLVDKGNNKAAFFVFALAGVSDFIDGQIARRTDTVSEFGKLLDPFVDRFLILAGVVGLFVVGRIPLWVVSILVLRDAYLAIGLSRVKHRGGPQIEVIFTGKLTTALLFTGFTGLILDWPRTAGLGVTSANWLPGFNGAVYVVWIWLVYAGVVLSLITAARYTSIGYADFFGTVGDKKV, encoded by the coding sequence ATGAACGAGAAAAACTATAAAATCAATCCGGAATTCACCCTGCCCAATGTGATAACCGTCATTCGGCTCATAATGGTTCCGGTAGCCTTTTTTCTTCTTGTCGACAAGGGGAACAATAAGGCGGCATTTTTTGTATTCGCACTTGCCGGTGTGAGCGACTTCATAGACGGACAGATTGCAAGGCGGACCGACACCGTCAGTGAGTTCGGCAAGTTGCTTGATCCCTTCGTAGACAGATTTCTCATTTTAGCCGGCGTCGTCGGGCTTTTCGTGGTGGGTAGAATTCCACTTTGGGTAGTGTCGATTCTCGTTCTACGCGACGCATACCTCGCCATTGGATTATCCCGAGTCAAACATCGGGGAGGACCGCAGATCGAAGTGATTTTCACAGGCAAGCTCACCACGGCACTTCTTTTTACGGGATTCACGGGGCTCATTCTCGATTGGCCTCGTACCGCCGGTCTCGGAGTGACTTCTGCGAATTGGCTTCCAGGCTTTAACGGAGCGGTGTATGTCGTGTGGATTTGGTTAGTCTATGCGGGCGTGGTTTTGTCACTGATTACCGCGGCTCGTTACACCTCCATCGGATATGCCGATTTTTTCGGAACCGTCGGAGATAAGAAAGTTTAG
- a CDS encoding VanW family protein: MIEKNSYGGRGSVQAGKEKLGKKRPWSIAGVCLGGVLVAILLIFCFDSAINAGKIRYGVTANGLNLGGKTVTEATKYLDGQLNESSMNSVKVTYEKHIWKVSSKDIGLDFDEKQIAVNAYDVGRTGSILKRMGESLGSYIGKQDTALISSVNTEKSVKLYEKIQAETDVSPVDYGVKLENGRFVVTDGHAGTALNTDRLVNKLSVAMIQNTRTLVAPVDVAAPVEDESVAVTKAEAQDAADVASSLVKTEITVFYNKKSWKLKSDGIAQLFDFKRNDDLKETDAYVNETLLKSDATGEVYLVPFISTDLVGKHVLPLMGTAVGRAAVDAGFSTAGGRASIIPAKNGTGANPAKLSKDIIAALQSSKTPKVVSVTTHAVEPSITTKKAQTMGIENRISTYTTSFNPGNKPRVANIQLLARSIAGTLLAPGKTFSFNGTIGERTAEKGYKEAGAIVNGEVVPQLGGGICQVNTTLFNAVLLSGLPITQRRNHSYYISEYPVGRDATVSWGGPDLKFVNNLDTWVFISSAYTNSSVTISIYGTDLGYSVNLSTSDWSNIKDYPINEIKDEKLKTGTKIIERTGIKGGTVVLTRTVSDGTKQVLKDTFTSHYAAKPQVVRVGTKVIDLIAN; this comes from the coding sequence GTGATCGAAAAAAATTCGTACGGAGGTCGTGGCTCCGTACAAGCCGGAAAAGAAAAACTTGGAAAAAAGCGCCCATGGTCTATCGCCGGCGTGTGTTTGGGCGGAGTGCTCGTTGCAATATTACTCATATTTTGTTTCGATTCGGCAATTAACGCCGGTAAGATTCGCTACGGAGTGACCGCCAACGGCTTGAATTTGGGCGGTAAAACCGTAACGGAAGCAACGAAGTACCTTGACGGTCAACTGAATGAATCTTCAATGAACAGTGTGAAAGTCACGTATGAAAAACATATTTGGAAGGTATCCAGTAAAGATATCGGCTTAGATTTCGATGAGAAGCAAATTGCCGTCAATGCATACGATGTCGGAAGGACCGGTTCGATTCTCAAGCGTATGGGCGAGTCTCTCGGCTCCTATATCGGTAAGCAAGATACGGCTTTGATTTCCTCTGTCAATACCGAAAAGTCCGTTAAGTTGTATGAAAAGATTCAGGCTGAGACTGATGTCAGTCCCGTCGACTACGGCGTAAAGCTCGAGAACGGTCGTTTCGTCGTGACGGACGGTCATGCCGGAACGGCGCTCAATACCGACAGGCTCGTCAACAAACTTTCGGTTGCCATGATTCAAAACACTCGCACACTTGTGGCACCGGTCGATGTTGCAGCACCGGTCGAGGACGAATCGGTGGCCGTGACAAAAGCCGAAGCACAGGATGCGGCCGATGTGGCATCGAGCCTGGTGAAAACCGAAATCACGGTCTTCTACAATAAAAAGAGTTGGAAACTAAAATCAGATGGTATAGCGCAGTTGTTCGATTTCAAGCGAAATGACGATCTTAAGGAAACCGATGCTTACGTCAACGAAACTTTGTTGAAATCGGATGCAACGGGAGAAGTGTATCTCGTCCCGTTCATTTCGACTGATCTGGTGGGAAAGCATGTCCTTCCTCTCATGGGGACGGCAGTGGGGAGGGCGGCAGTCGATGCCGGATTTTCAACGGCCGGTGGCCGCGCCAGCATAATACCTGCGAAAAACGGAACCGGAGCTAATCCTGCAAAACTATCGAAAGATATCATCGCTGCGCTCCAGTCCTCAAAAACGCCCAAGGTGGTAAGTGTCACAACCCATGCCGTCGAGCCGAGTATCACGACAAAAAAAGCCCAAACCATGGGAATTGAAAATCGGATTTCAACCTACACCACTTCATTCAACCCGGGCAATAAGCCTCGCGTCGCCAATATCCAACTTTTGGCGCGTTCAATTGCTGGAACTCTTTTGGCTCCCGGTAAAACGTTTTCTTTTAACGGGACCATCGGTGAGCGAACAGCGGAAAAAGGATATAAGGAAGCGGGAGCGATTGTAAACGGTGAGGTGGTGCCTCAACTCGGCGGCGGTATCTGCCAAGTCAACACAACTTTGTTCAATGCCGTATTGCTTTCCGGTTTGCCGATTACGCAACGTAGGAATCATTCCTACTACATCAGTGAATATCCGGTGGGACGTGATGCGACCGTATCTTGGGGCGGACCCGATTTAAAGTTCGTGAACAATCTCGACACATGGGTGTTTATTTCTTCTGCATACACGAACAGTTCGGTTACAATATCGATTTACGGCACCGATCTCGGTTATTCGGTAAACCTCTCGACAAGCGACTGGTCGAACATCAAAGATTATCCGATAAATGAGATCAAAGATGAAAAGCTTAAGACAGGCACCAAAATCATCGAAAGAACCGGCATCAAAGGTGGAACGGTCGTGTTGACGCGGACGGTGAGCGACGGGACGAAACAGGTTCTGAAAGATACGTTCACTTCCCACTATGCTGCAAAACCTCAGGTTGTTCGCGTGGGTACGAAAGTAATCGACTTAATAGCAAATTAG
- a CDS encoding phenylacetate--CoA ligase, with amino-acid sequence MYQEQLECMDRCSLDELQSQRLRAVVKNVYEKVDTYRNKFDELGIRPDDIRGIKDLGKLPFTVKDDLRKAYPYKMFAVPMKDIVRVHCSSGTTGQISVVGYTENDVEMWAECVARALSAAGLDDRDIVHIAYGYGLFTGGLGAHYGVEKLGAAAVPVSGGNTNRQVQILRDFGVTAIACTPSYALLVGETAKEQGVDPRELPLRVGIFGAEPWSESMRNKLENLFGIKALDIYGLSEIMGPGIGYECLEQNGLHINEDNFIIEILDTETLKPVPDGEYGEVVLTTLTKEGIPLIRYRTRDVSRIIPGDCACGRTFRRLARITGRSDDMLIIRGVNVYPSQIEDILLSIENVAPHYQIILDKKGSMDTVEVRVELEPGIDFDEIKTIQETSRKVRARISSALAISIDVKIVQPKSLARSQGKIQRVVDLRCGKE; translated from the coding sequence ATGTACCAAGAACAACTCGAATGCATGGATCGCTGCAGCCTCGATGAGCTTCAGTCTCAACGGCTGAGAGCTGTGGTGAAAAATGTTTACGAAAAAGTCGATACCTATCGCAACAAATTCGATGAACTCGGCATAAGGCCGGATGATATTCGCGGGATAAAAGACTTGGGGAAACTTCCTTTCACGGTCAAAGACGATTTGCGAAAAGCATACCCCTATAAAATGTTCGCCGTTCCCATGAAAGATATCGTTCGCGTTCATTGTTCGAGCGGTACCACGGGGCAGATCAGCGTGGTGGGCTATACCGAAAACGATGTGGAAATGTGGGCCGAATGCGTTGCTCGTGCTTTAAGCGCCGCCGGGCTCGATGACAGGGACATCGTCCATATCGCGTACGGCTACGGACTTTTCACCGGTGGGCTGGGCGCGCATTACGGTGTCGAAAAATTGGGTGCCGCCGCCGTGCCGGTTTCCGGAGGAAATACCAACCGTCAAGTTCAAATTTTGCGTGACTTCGGAGTCACGGCCATAGCTTGCACTCCGAGCTACGCTCTGCTTGTGGGGGAGACGGCGAAGGAGCAAGGCGTCGATCCGCGGGAACTTCCCCTACGGGTAGGCATTTTCGGAGCCGAACCATGGTCTGAATCGATGCGCAATAAACTTGAAAACCTTTTCGGAATCAAAGCTCTGGATATATACGGACTCTCGGAGATCATGGGGCCGGGTATCGGGTACGAGTGTCTCGAGCAAAACGGCCTCCATATCAACGAGGACAACTTCATAATCGAAATTTTGGATACGGAAACACTGAAACCCGTTCCGGACGGAGAATACGGCGAAGTCGTTTTGACGACTTTGACCAAAGAAGGAATTCCGCTCATACGCTATCGCACGAGAGACGTCAGTCGCATCATTCCCGGAGATTGCGCCTGCGGTCGCACATTCAGACGTCTTGCCAGAATTACCGGTAGAAGCGATGATATGCTTATCATTCGCGGGGTTAACGTGTATCCCTCCCAGATCGAAGACATTTTGCTTTCGATTGAAAATGTCGCACCGCATTATCAAATTATCTTGGACAAGAAGGGCTCCATGGATACCGTCGAAGTTCGTGTGGAATTGGAACCCGGGATTGATTTCGATGAAATCAAGACTATCCAAGAGACCTCGCGTAAGGTACGCGCCCGTATTTCTTCGGCACTTGCGATTTCAATTGATGTAAAAATTGTTCAACCTAAGTCTTTAGCGCGTTCACAGGGTAAAATTCAACGTGTAGTCGATCTTCGCTGCGGCAAGGAGTAG
- a CDS encoding amino acid-binding protein yields MVKQVSVFLENAPGTLSSMARLLADAEINMHVLAVADTSEFGVARIICDNPVQAQSVLLDEGFSVAMTPVCGVELSDTPGSLADFLEFVSSHGVDISYTYCFIEPNSGKAVNIFRLNDPSFEKTILEAGYKIVSDEDLLTSTNEN; encoded by the coding sequence ATGGTTAAACAAGTATCTGTTTTTTTGGAAAATGCCCCGGGTACGCTCTCTTCGATGGCGCGGCTCTTGGCCGATGCGGAAATCAACATGCATGTTCTCGCCGTTGCCGACACTTCCGAATTCGGTGTTGCGCGTATCATCTGCGATAATCCGGTTCAGGCGCAATCGGTGCTTCTCGATGAAGGATTTTCCGTTGCCATGACACCTGTGTGCGGTGTCGAGCTTTCGGATACGCCCGGTTCTCTCGCTGACTTCCTGGAATTCGTCTCTTCCCACGGGGTGGACATTTCTTATACCTATTGTTTCATCGAGCCGAACTCCGGAAAAGCGGTCAATATATTTCGACTCAACGATCCGAGTTTTGAAAAGACCATTCTTGAGGCCGGATACAAAATCGTCTCCGATGAAGATTTACTGACAAGTACGAATGAAAACTAG
- a CDS encoding D-alanyl-D-alanine carboxypeptidase, translating to MKTSGFVKIRKAHTVLCNRFITRLNALLIVAVLAFSLVPAQAMAVVGKYDKLQDGVYTDYNISSSLMPDVSMDEGILVTEDGSVLWSRNANERHHIASITKVMTAIVAMDHSKPTDKVTIPKLSTQIGESTASLKSGETMTMEDLLGAALVKSGNDAAVAIAYNVAGSQDKFVTMMNEKAKELGMTGTHFQNPDGLENPQHYSTARDVSIMSRYAMQSPEFRSIVKMKLVRFQTAMAKHTLPSTNLLLWKYQGAIGIKTGWTVPAGYCLSAAALRNGIELYAVTLGTSIDTARFTESATLLDFGFNHYRNQQITVKGTGVGTVEISDYLNKSVAVAMKNGLTIPVFDIAGEITRKLERSPVSAPVQKGDTVGVAKYIQRGKLIATVPLVATEKVSKPFILLRPFIALIKLFN from the coding sequence ATGAAAACTAGTGGATTCGTGAAAATTCGTAAAGCTCACACGGTATTGTGCAATCGGTTCATCACTCGATTGAATGCACTGCTGATTGTAGCGGTCCTGGCTTTCTCGCTCGTGCCGGCGCAAGCAATGGCCGTGGTGGGGAAGTACGATAAGCTTCAAGACGGTGTCTATACGGACTATAATATTTCCTCGTCGCTCATGCCTGATGTTTCGATGGATGAAGGTATCTTGGTGACTGAAGACGGGAGCGTTCTTTGGTCGAGAAATGCAAACGAGCGACATCACATCGCCTCGATTACGAAAGTGATGACGGCGATTGTGGCCATGGATCACAGCAAGCCGACTGATAAGGTCACTATCCCTAAGCTGAGTACTCAAATCGGTGAATCGACCGCGTCTCTCAAATCAGGCGAGACGATGACGATGGAGGATTTGCTCGGGGCCGCACTCGTTAAATCAGGCAACGATGCTGCGGTCGCGATTGCCTATAACGTTGCCGGAAGTCAAGATAAATTCGTTACAATGATGAATGAAAAAGCAAAAGAACTCGGCATGACCGGGACTCACTTCCAAAATCCCGACGGTCTTGAAAACCCGCAACATTATTCGACGGCACGTGATGTTTCCATCATGAGTCGCTATGCCATGCAGTCTCCCGAATTTCGCTCGATCGTCAAAATGAAATTAGTGAGGTTTCAGACCGCTATGGCCAAGCACACGCTTCCCAGTACGAATCTTTTGCTTTGGAAGTACCAAGGCGCAATCGGCATAAAAACAGGATGGACCGTTCCTGCCGGCTACTGTCTTTCCGCTGCCGCCCTGCGAAACGGGATCGAGCTCTATGCCGTCACTTTAGGGACCAGCATCGATACGGCTCGTTTCACCGAGTCGGCCACACTTTTGGATTTCGGTTTCAATCATTACAGGAATCAACAAATCACGGTGAAAGGGACGGGAGTCGGGACTGTAGAAATATCCGACTATCTCAATAAATCAGTAGCTGTTGCAATGAAAAATGGTCTGACCATTCCGGTTTTCGACATTGCGGGTGAGATCACGAGAAAACTCGAGCGTTCCCCCGTCAGTGCCCCCGTACAAAAAGGGGATACCGTCGGCGTCGCGAAATATATCCAGAGAGGCAAGCTCATCGCAACCGTTCCGCTCGTCGCCACCGAAAAAGTGAGCAAACCTTTTATTCTGCTGAGACCGTTCATAGCGCTGATTAAACTTTTTAACTAA